The following coding sequences lie in one Panicum virgatum strain AP13 chromosome 6N, P.virgatum_v5, whole genome shotgun sequence genomic window:
- the LOC120677460 gene encoding uncharacterized protein LOC120677460 encodes MLMQMTNIEHQSGPFTKMAENDAIQLQRAIFAQYIMIKKLFMELEVEREASATAASAAMSMIRKLQKEKDAERMEAWQYKRIAEEKMNHTDGALKILKEVMELKELEISYLRNKLQVYKHKLLDAGIDDSDIADETIASNIPLFESKNVENLCRKIKRNLSLPTLRLNKLYTDMDINKNGGVQSARSRPSDDGWEHISTDGMALEPKKSLSTDVNSTEKQSEEPKPPSSGEALHDSQPLEESSCCSSFSVSHQTDILSETAVQVSGDVEYMVNHDRPKESCLGTETGELTVHPLSGLDPLQIPERSNVTTDSSCTGSEILTEESELSPSVATKGRGPRSLSRFAATRKIGSMNNVDRHVRRSSGSQTPRAGVERTRSRLKRVQSEKMVELGDTKTNKEQIIMLKEVYEQLGMIESHMRPSSSQESPRNDTSLDSVMEAALSFSI; translated from the exons ATGTTAATGCAAATGACAAACATTGAACATCAATCAGGGCCTTTTACCAAGATGGCAGAAAACGATGCTATTCAGTTACAGAGAGCAATATTTGCCCAGTACATTATGATAAAAAAGTTATTTATGGAGCTAGAAGTGGAAAGAGAAGCTTCAGCTACCGCTGCAAGTGCGGCCATGTCAATGATTCGAAAGCTTCAGAAAGAGAAGGATGCAGAGAGGATGGAAGCATGGCAGTACAAAAGAATAGCTGAGGAAAAGATGAACCACACTGACGGAGCACTGAAGATTCTAAAGGAGGTGATGGAGCTAAAGGAATTGGAGATCTCTTATCTGAGGAACAAACTGCAGGTGTATAAACACAAGCTATTAGATGCTGGCATTGATGATTCTGACATTGCTGATGAGACAATAGCTAGTAATATACCTTTGTTTGAAAGCAAGAACGTGGAGAATCTTTGTCGTAAGATCAAAAGGAATTTGTCTCTGCCAACTTTGCGGTTGAATAAACTATATACTGATATGGACATCAACAAAAATGGTGGAGTACAATCAGCAAGGAGCAGGCCGAGTGATGATGGATGGGAGCATATTTCTACAGATGGTATGGCTTTAGAGCCCAAGAAAAGCTTGTCAACGGATGTCAACAGTACAGAAAAGCAAAGTGAAGAACCGAAACCTCCAAGCAGTGGTGAAGCTTTACATGACTCTCAGCCATTGGAAGAGTCTTCATGTTGTTCCTCGTTCTCAGTGAGTCATCAGACAGATATATTAAGTGAAACAGCAGTTCAGGTCAGTGGAGATGTGGAATACATGGTGAACCATGATAGACCCAAGGAGTCTTGTTTAGGTACTGAAACGGGTGAACTAACAGTTCATCCTCTAAGTGGACTTGACCCGCTCCAAATTCCAGAAAGAAGCAATGTGACGACTGATTCCTCATGTACTGGAAGTGAAATACTTACAGAGGAATCAGAACTGTCTCCCTCGGTTGCTACCAAAGGGCGAGGGCCACGTAGTCTATCCAGGTTCGCTGCAACAAGAAAAATTGGATCCATGAATAATGTTGATAGACATGTTCGTCGAAGCTCCGGGAGTCAGACACCCCGAGCTGGTGTTGAGAGAACCAGATCAAGGCTAAAGCGCGTGCAAAGTGAAAAGATGGTTGAGCTAGGTGACACTAAAACTAACAAGGAGCAAATCATAATGCTGAAGGAGGTATACGAGCAGCTTGGCATGATAGAGTCACACATGAGACCTTCTAGTTCTCAAGAAAGCCCCCGAAATGACACATCGTTAGATTCTGTTATGGAG GCGGCTCTGTCCTTCTCCATATAA